From Bos taurus isolate L1 Dominette 01449 registration number 42190680 breed Hereford chromosome 29, ARS-UCD2.0, whole genome shotgun sequence, a single genomic window includes:
- the PAG9 gene encoding pregnancy-associated glycoprotein 9 precursor encodes MKWIVLLGLVAFSECIVKIPLRQVKTMRKTLSGKNMLKNFLKEHPYRLSQISFRGSNLTIHPLRNIMNLVYVGNITIGTPPQEFQVVFDTGSSDLWVPSFCTMPACSAPVWFRQLQSSTFQPTNKTFTITYGSGSMKGFLAYDTVRIGDLVSTDQPFGLSVVEYGLEGRNYDGVLGLNYPNISFSGAIPIFDNLKNQGAISEPVFAFYLSKNKQEGSVVMFGGVDHQYYKGELNWIPLIEAGEWRVHMDRISMKRTVIACSDGCEALVHTGTSHIEGPGRLVNNIHRLIRTRPFDSKHYVSCFATKYLPSITFIINGIKYPMTARAYIFKDSRGRCYSAFKENTVRTSRETWILGDAFLRRYFSVFDRGNDRIGLARAV; translated from the exons ATGAAGTGGATTGTGCTCCTCGGGCTGGTGGCCTTCTCAGAGTGCATAGTCAA AATACCTCTAAGGCAAGtgaagaccatgagaaaaacccTCAGTGGAAAAAACATGCTGAAGAATTTCTTGAAGGAGCATCCTTACAGACTGTCCCAGATTTCTTTTCGTGGCTCAAATCTAACTATTCACCCGCTGAGGAACATCATGAAT TTGGTCTACGTGGGTAACATCACCATTGGAACACCCCCTCAGGAATTCCAGGTTGTCTTTGACACAGGCTCATCTGACTTGTGGGTGCCCTCCTTTTGTACCATGCCAGCATGCT CTGCACCGGTTTGGTTCAGACAACTTCAGTCTTCCACCTTCCAGCCTACCAATAAGACCTTCACCATCACCTATGGATCTGGGAGCATGAAGGGATTTCTTGCTTATGACACAGTTCGG ATTGGGGACCTTGTAAGTACTGATCAGCCGTTCGGTCTAAGCGTGGTGGAATATGGGTTGGAGGGCAGAAATTATGATGGTGTCTTGGGCTTGAACTACCCCAACATATCCTTCTCTGGAGCCATCCCCATCTTTGACAACCTGAAGAATCAAGGTGCcatttctgagcctgtttttgCCTTCTACTTGAGCAA AAACAAGCAGGAGGGCAGTGTGGTGATGTTTGGTGGGGTGGACCACCAGTACTACAAGGGAGAGCTCAACTGGATACCACTGATTGAAGCAGGCGAATGGAGAGTACACATGGACCG CATCTCCATGAAAAGAACGGTTATTGCTTGTTCTGATGGCTGTGAGGCCCTTGTGCACACTGGGACATCACATATCGAAGGCCCAGGAAGACTGGTGAATAACATACACAGGCTCATCCGCACCAGGCCATTTGATTCCAAG CACTACGTTTCATGTTTTGCCACCAAATACCTGCCCTCTATTACTTTCATCATCAACGGCATCAAGTACCCAATGACAGCTCGAGCCTACATCTTTAAG GATTCTAGAGGCCGCTGCTATTCCGCTTTTAAAGAGAACACAGTGAGAACATCTAGAGAGACCTGGATCCTCGGTGATGCCTTCCTGAGGCGGTATTTCTCAGTCTTTGATCGAGGAAATGACAGGATTGGCCTGGCACGGGCAGTGTAA
- the PAG9 gene encoding pregnancy-associated glycoprotein 9 isoform X1: MRKTLSGKNMLKNFLKEHPYRLSQISFRGSNLTIHPLRNIMNLVYVGNITIGTPPQEFQVVFDTGSSDLWVPSFCTMPACSAPVWFRQLQSSTFQPTNKTFTITYGSGSMKGFLAYDTVRIGDLVSTDQPFGLSVVEYGLEGRNYDGVLGLNYPNISFSGAIPIFDNLKNQGAISEPVFAFYLSKNKQEGSVVMFGGVDHQYYKGELNWIPLIEAGEWRVHMDRISMKRTVIACSDGCEALVHTGTSHIEGPGRLVNNIHRLIRTRPFDSKHYVSCFATKYLPSITFIINGIKYPMTARAYIFKDSRGRCYSAFKENTVRTSRETWILGDAFLRRYFSVFDRGNDRIGLARAV, from the exons atgagaaaaacccTCAGTGGAAAAAACATGCTGAAGAATTTCTTGAAGGAGCATCCTTACAGACTGTCCCAGATTTCTTTTCGTGGCTCAAATCTAACTATTCACCCGCTGAGGAACATCATGAAT TTGGTCTACGTGGGTAACATCACCATTGGAACACCCCCTCAGGAATTCCAGGTTGTCTTTGACACAGGCTCATCTGACTTGTGGGTGCCCTCCTTTTGTACCATGCCAGCATGCT CTGCACCGGTTTGGTTCAGACAACTTCAGTCTTCCACCTTCCAGCCTACCAATAAGACCTTCACCATCACCTATGGATCTGGGAGCATGAAGGGATTTCTTGCTTATGACACAGTTCGG ATTGGGGACCTTGTAAGTACTGATCAGCCGTTCGGTCTAAGCGTGGTGGAATATGGGTTGGAGGGCAGAAATTATGATGGTGTCTTGGGCTTGAACTACCCCAACATATCCTTCTCTGGAGCCATCCCCATCTTTGACAACCTGAAGAATCAAGGTGCcatttctgagcctgtttttgCCTTCTACTTGAGCAA AAACAAGCAGGAGGGCAGTGTGGTGATGTTTGGTGGGGTGGACCACCAGTACTACAAGGGAGAGCTCAACTGGATACCACTGATTGAAGCAGGCGAATGGAGAGTACACATGGACCG CATCTCCATGAAAAGAACGGTTATTGCTTGTTCTGATGGCTGTGAGGCCCTTGTGCACACTGGGACATCACATATCGAAGGCCCAGGAAGACTGGTGAATAACATACACAGGCTCATCCGCACCAGGCCATTTGATTCCAAG CACTACGTTTCATGTTTTGCCACCAAATACCTGCCCTCTATTACTTTCATCATCAACGGCATCAAGTACCCAATGACAGCTCGAGCCTACATCTTTAAG GATTCTAGAGGCCGCTGCTATTCCGCTTTTAAAGAGAACACAGTGAGAACATCTAGAGAGACCTGGATCCTCGGTGATGCCTTCCTGAGGCGGTATTTCTCAGTCTTTGATCGAGGAAATGACAGGATTGGCCTGGCACGGGCAGTGTAA